One region of Streptomyces subrutilus genomic DNA includes:
- a CDS encoding (2Fe-2S)-binding protein, producing MMRTPRSLVGGAPSAEYTIGFDGRELPAQAGQSVAAVLWAAGILAWRTTREGGAPRGAFCGIGSCYDCLVTVNGRPNQRACLVPAREGDTVTTQEGTGHADLAV from the coding sequence CTGATGCGCACCCCCCGCTCCCTGGTCGGCGGTGCCCCTTCGGCCGAGTACACCATCGGCTTCGACGGCCGTGAGCTCCCCGCGCAGGCGGGGCAGTCCGTCGCCGCCGTGCTGTGGGCCGCCGGGATCCTCGCCTGGCGCACCACCCGCGAGGGCGGCGCCCCGCGCGGCGCCTTCTGCGGCATCGGCAGCTGCTACGACTGCCTCGTCACGGTCAACGGCCGCCCGAACCAACGCGCCTGCCTCGTCCCCGCCCGCGAGGGCGACACCGTCACCACCCAGGAGGGAACCGGCCATGCCGACCTCGCCGTCTGA
- a CDS encoding FAD-dependent oxidoreductase, with translation MPTSPSEPAGPAPADLAIVGAGPAGLAAAVTAAGLGLRVTVLDTGERPGGQFYRQPAPGLGAARPQALHHAWPEFATREAALRAHESAGRITYLPLHHVWTVVPGPDASQDADGEAATHAAPEAHAQTAAPRTWTLHAIRGDEAQTTVHAAAVLLATGAYERQLPFPGWTLPGVVGAGGAQAMLKGGLVLPGRRVVVAGSGPLLLAVAGSLAAAGAAVPAVVEAAAYTAYAARTPVLLRNPGKLAEAAAYGAALARHRVRLLTRHAVTEAHGTARVEAVTIARLDRDWRPLPGTARRIPCDALAVGHGLVPQLELGTGLGCATRRSPDGTVALDLDAEQRTSVPGVWSAGETGGIGGAQLALVEGELAAHSIAAALRGTPAAAPGGPAVRHGARPGGRLPRLVRTRARLRAFADAMAAAHRPGPGWTGWLRDDAVACRCEEVPAGTIREAAAELGARDARTVKLLTRAGMGWCQGRMCGPAVAALAGEAPAPDRRPLSCPVPLRRLAELPPDAH, from the coding sequence ATGCCGACCTCGCCGTCTGAGCCCGCCGGGCCCGCGCCGGCGGACCTCGCGATCGTCGGGGCCGGCCCCGCCGGCCTGGCCGCCGCCGTCACGGCCGCCGGTCTCGGCCTGCGCGTGACCGTCCTCGACACGGGGGAGCGGCCCGGCGGGCAGTTCTACCGCCAGCCCGCGCCGGGCCTCGGCGCCGCCCGCCCCCAGGCCCTGCACCACGCCTGGCCCGAGTTCGCCACGCGCGAGGCCGCCCTGCGCGCCCACGAGTCGGCCGGCCGCATCACCTACCTCCCGCTCCACCACGTGTGGACGGTGGTCCCGGGCCCGGACGCGAGCCAGGACGCGGACGGAGAGGCGGCCACCCACGCAGCCCCAGAAGCACACGCACAGACAGCCGCCCCCCGCACCTGGACCCTGCACGCCATCCGCGGCGACGAGGCCCAGACGACCGTCCACGCCGCTGCCGTGCTCCTCGCCACCGGGGCCTACGAGCGCCAACTGCCGTTCCCCGGCTGGACCCTGCCCGGGGTCGTCGGGGCCGGCGGGGCGCAGGCCATGCTCAAGGGCGGGCTCGTCCTGCCCGGCAGGCGCGTGGTGGTCGCCGGGAGCGGACCGCTGCTGCTCGCCGTGGCCGGGTCGCTCGCCGCCGCCGGAGCCGCGGTGCCCGCCGTCGTCGAGGCCGCCGCGTACACCGCGTACGCCGCCCGGACCCCGGTCCTGCTGCGCAACCCCGGCAAGCTCGCCGAGGCCGCGGCCTACGGCGCCGCCCTGGCCCGGCACCGCGTCCGCCTGCTCACCCGGCACGCCGTCACCGAGGCCCACGGCACCGCCCGCGTCGAGGCCGTCACCATCGCCCGGCTCGACCGCGACTGGCGCCCGCTGCCCGGCACCGCCCGCCGCATCCCGTGCGACGCCCTCGCCGTGGGCCACGGCCTGGTGCCCCAGCTGGAACTCGGCACCGGCCTCGGCTGCGCCACCCGCCGCAGCCCCGACGGAACGGTCGCCCTGGACCTGGACGCCGAACAGCGGACCTCCGTGCCCGGCGTCTGGTCGGCGGGGGAGACCGGCGGCATCGGCGGCGCCCAACTGGCCCTGGTGGAGGGCGAACTGGCGGCCCACTCCATCGCGGCCGCCCTGCGCGGGACCCCGGCCGCGGCGCCCGGCGGCCCAGCCGTCCGGCACGGTGCCCGGCCCGGCGGCCGCCTCCCCCGCCTCGTCCGCACCCGCGCGCGGCTGCGCGCCTTCGCCGACGCGATGGCCGCCGCCCACCGCCCGGGCCCCGGCTGGACCGGCTGGCTCCGGGACGACGCCGTCGCCTGCCGCTGCGAGGAGGTGCCGGCCGGCACGATCCGTGAGGCCGCCGCCGAACTCGGCGCGCGGGACGCCCGTACGGTCAAACTCCTCACCCGCGCGGGCATGGGCTGGTGCCAGGGCCGGATGTGCGGCCCGGCCGTGGCCGCCCTCGCCGGCGAGGCCCCGGCCCCCGACCGCAGGCCCCTGTCCTGCCCGGTCCCGCTGCGCCGGCTCGCCGAACTTCCCCCGGACGCGCACTGA
- a CDS encoding NAD(P)/FAD-dependent oxidoreductase: MLKRHSLDAVIIGAGVVGAACAYYAARAGLSVAVVDRGPVAGGTTGAGEGNLLVSDKEAGPELDLALLSAGLWRELAAVLPQEIEYEAKGGLVVAPDQASLQALRTFAEAQRKAGVESAEAGPDDLRGLEPHLAPGLAGGFLYPQDAQVQPAQAAARLLAASGAEVHLGEEVTGFVRSGETVCGVRTARRELLAPAVVNAAGTWAGAVAELAGVNLPVLPRRGFVLVTEPLPRVVRHKVYAADYIADVASGSAALQSSAVVEGTPAGPVLIGATRERVGFDRRLSTEALRRLAAQAAALFPVLADVRVLRTYHGFRPYLPDHLPAIGRDPRRPGLLHACGHEGAGIGLAPATGLLIAASLTEAEPPLPSSPFRPERFG, encoded by the coding sequence GTGCTCAAGAGACACTCCCTGGACGCCGTCATCATCGGCGCCGGCGTCGTCGGGGCGGCGTGCGCGTACTACGCGGCCCGCGCCGGACTCTCCGTGGCCGTGGTCGACCGCGGCCCGGTCGCGGGCGGCACGACGGGCGCCGGCGAAGGCAACCTGCTCGTCTCCGACAAGGAGGCGGGCCCCGAGCTCGACCTGGCCCTGCTGTCCGCCGGACTCTGGCGCGAGCTCGCGGCCGTCCTCCCCCAGGAGATCGAGTACGAGGCCAAGGGCGGCCTCGTCGTCGCCCCGGACCAGGCTTCGCTCCAGGCCCTGCGGACCTTCGCCGAAGCCCAGCGCAAAGCCGGGGTCGAGTCGGCCGAGGCGGGCCCCGACGACCTGCGCGGCCTGGAACCCCATCTGGCACCCGGCCTCGCGGGCGGCTTCCTCTACCCGCAGGACGCCCAGGTGCAGCCCGCACAGGCCGCGGCCCGGCTGCTGGCCGCGTCGGGCGCCGAGGTCCACCTCGGGGAGGAGGTGACGGGCTTCGTGCGCTCGGGGGAGACGGTGTGCGGGGTCCGCACCGCGCGCCGCGAACTCCTGGCCCCCGCCGTGGTGAACGCGGCGGGCACCTGGGCCGGAGCGGTCGCGGAGCTCGCGGGCGTGAACCTGCCGGTCCTGCCGCGCCGCGGCTTCGTCCTGGTGACCGAGCCGCTGCCGAGAGTGGTGCGGCACAAGGTCTACGCCGCCGACTACATCGCGGACGTCGCCAGCGGCTCCGCCGCCCTGCAGTCCTCGGCGGTCGTCGAGGGCACGCCGGCGGGCCCGGTCCTGATCGGGGCAACCCGCGAACGGGTCGGCTTCGACCGCCGCCTGTCCACCGAGGCGCTGCGCCGCCTCGCCGCCCAGGCGGCGGCGCTGTTCCCCGTCCTGGCGGACGTGCGGGTCCTGCGCACCTACCACGGCTTCCGCCCGTACCTGCCGGACCACCTCCCGGCGATCGGGCGGGACCCGCGGCGGCCCGGCCTGCTGCACGCCTGCGGCCACGAGGGCGCGGGCATCGGCCTGGCCCCGGCGACCGGCCTGCTCATCGCGGCGTCCCTGACGGAAGCCGAACCCCCGCTCCCCTCCTCCCCGTTCCGCCCGGAGCGCTTCGGATGA